The following are encoded together in the Candidatus Methylomirabilis oxygeniifera genome:
- the pyrC gene encoding dihydroorotase (DHOase) (Evidence 2b : Function of strongly homologous gene; Product type e : enzyme), translated as MRILIRGGRVIDSASGVDDLLDLFIEDGKIIQIEKGVGNTEPLEASKGKGTKAAKHAESALAVDRVMDATGLVVCPGLIDMHAHLRQPGREDKETIASGTMAAARGGFTTICCMPNTDPVNDTRTVTEFILDTAKREGAVQVCPVGAITKGLKGEELAEIGELFEAGCVAISDDGRPVMNAELMRRAMEYAAMFDLPVIQHSEDLHLSGRGVVHEGLVSTELGLRGIPSASEAVMVARDLLLAELIGAHLHVAHVSAAESVRLIRDAKARGVRVSCEVTPHHVALTEEAVRGFLTNAKMNPPLRSEADRQALLEGLRDGTIDVIATDHAPHTVQEKEREFDLAPNGVIGLETALAMTLTTLVAPGVLSLPQAIAKLTSEPARILKLRKGRIAKGADADLTIFDSNRDWTVDPATFASKSRNTPFAGWRLTGAPVMTLVGGQVVWEA; from the coding sequence ATGAGAATTCTAATCAGAGGTGGGCGGGTCATTGATTCGGCAAGCGGAGTGGACGATCTCCTCGATCTGTTCATCGAGGATGGAAAGATCATTCAGATAGAGAAAGGTGTAGGCAATACCGAACCGCTCGAGGCGAGTAAAGGCAAAGGGACGAAGGCGGCAAAGCATGCGGAATCCGCCCTTGCTGTTGATCGGGTGATGGATGCGACGGGACTGGTGGTCTGTCCGGGCCTGATCGACATGCATGCCCACCTGCGCCAGCCGGGACGTGAGGATAAAGAAACCATCGCGAGCGGAACAATGGCAGCGGCGCGAGGCGGCTTTACGACGATCTGTTGCATGCCGAACACCGACCCGGTCAACGACACACGCACCGTCACTGAGTTTATTCTGGACACGGCCAAGCGCGAGGGGGCCGTGCAGGTCTGCCCCGTCGGCGCTATCACGAAAGGACTGAAAGGGGAAGAGCTGGCCGAGATCGGGGAACTGTTCGAAGCCGGCTGCGTAGCCATCTCTGACGACGGTCGCCCGGTCATGAACGCTGAACTGATGCGGCGAGCCATGGAATATGCAGCGATGTTTGATCTACCGGTCATCCAGCACAGTGAGGACCTGCACCTAAGCGGCAGGGGGGTCGTCCACGAAGGGCTGGTCTCGACCGAACTCGGGCTTCGGGGTATCCCGTCGGCGTCGGAGGCGGTGATGGTGGCGCGCGATCTGTTGCTGGCAGAATTGATCGGCGCACACCTCCACGTTGCCCACGTGAGCGCGGCCGAATCGGTGCGTCTGATTCGCGACGCGAAGGCCCGCGGGGTCCGGGTAAGCTGCGAGGTCACCCCGCATCACGTCGCGCTCACAGAAGAGGCGGTCCGCGGTTTTCTGACCAACGCCAAGATGAACCCGCCGCTTCGGTCAGAGGCCGACCGGCAGGCCCTGCTGGAGGGATTACGAGATGGTACGATCGACGTGATTGCGACGGATCACGCCCCTCATACAGTCCAGGAGAAGGAGCGGGAGTTCGATCTGGCTCCTAATGGCGTGATCGGCCTGGAGACGGCACTCGCTATGACGCTCACGACGCTGGTGGCCCCAGGCGTGTTGAGCCTGCCACAGGCAATAGCGAAGCTCACCAGCGAGCCGGCGCGCATCCTGAAACTTCGAAAGGGTCGAATCGCCAAAGGCGCAGACGCCGATCTGACGATCTTTGATTCGAATCGTGACTGGACGGTGGATCCTGCAACCTTTGCCTCCAAAAGCCGAAATACGCCGTTCGCCGGATGGCGGCTTACAGGCGCGCCGGTGATGACGCTGGTCGGGGGGCAGGTAGTGTGGGAGGCGTGA
- a CDS encoding putative Dihydroorotate dehydrogenase, electron transfer subunit (Evidence 3 : Function proposed based on presence of conserved amino acid motif, structural feature or limited homology) has translation MVVASECHVEVVANKQIAPGYFSMRLAGPACLTRFRPGQFLMLGWTDGQDPLLPRAMSIRRVREVQGSKFKVQVVEPQTRNPKPETWIAEVEILYKVCGKGTTLLAATRPGRSLRLLGPLGNGFEVPRKVTSAVLIAGGIGAPPIAALAQALAARRAARGTKMAVFLGGRSKTDLLCVPDFRQAGATVYVATEDGSAGHKGLITEPLEEFLSTSHFAPNPKSPCSPLLKRGAGGIYACGPHPMLSAIAPIAERYNLPYQASMEANMACGFGACMGCVVPVKEDDRGRAYRLVCKDGPVFDGHEVLWSNSSIPSVRSTDQTDQIDRT, from the coding sequence ATGGTGGTGGCGTCTGAATGTCATGTTGAGGTTGTCGCCAACAAGCAGATCGCACCAGGATACTTTTCGATGCGTCTGGCCGGCCCGGCATGCCTGACACGATTTCGTCCCGGGCAGTTTCTCATGCTCGGATGGACCGACGGACAGGATCCGCTGTTGCCTCGGGCCATGAGTATTAGACGCGTGAGAGAGGTTCAAGGTTCAAAGTTCAAGGTTCAAGTTGTAGAGCCCCAAACCCGAAACCCCAAACCCGAAACCTGGATTGCTGAGGTGGAGATCCTCTACAAAGTGTGCGGCAAAGGCACAACGCTTCTGGCCGCAACACGTCCTGGAAGATCTTTGCGATTGCTCGGTCCGCTCGGAAATGGCTTTGAGGTTCCCAGAAAAGTGACGAGCGCCGTCCTAATTGCCGGCGGAATCGGCGCGCCCCCCATCGCTGCGCTTGCCCAAGCGTTGGCCGCGCGTCGCGCAGCGCGCGGAACAAAGATGGCCGTTTTTCTCGGTGGGCGCTCCAAGACTGACCTCCTGTGCGTGCCCGACTTTCGGCAAGCGGGCGCTACGGTCTACGTGGCCACAGAAGACGGCAGCGCAGGCCATAAGGGACTGATAACCGAACCGCTTGAGGAGTTCCTGAGTACCTCGCACTTTGCACCAAACCCCAAATCCCCCTGTTCCCCCCTTTTGAAAAGGGGGGCTGGGGGGATTTATGCCTGCGGCCCGCACCCTATGCTGTCGGCTATTGCGCCGATTGCCGAAAGATACAACCTGCCATACCAAGCCTCCATGGAGGCGAACATGGCTTGCGGGTTCGGCGCCTGCATGGGCTGCGTCGTACCGGTGAAAGAAGACGACCGAGGGCGAGCCTACCGGCTTGTCTGTAAGGATGGGCCTGTCTTCGACGGCCACGAAGTCCTCTGGTCTAACTCGTCTATTCCGTCTGTTCGGTCAACAGACCAAACAGACCAGATAGACCGAACATGA
- a CDS encoding Aminodeoxychorismate synthase, subunit I yields the protein MTLSLPTSMRGTSRIDPHFLIEEVPNPPALTDLFGLVAAEPGFSLLDADPWAVNHWRSPCFGYDPFLTFSAKGDEITISLQGESRRVRGDPFQHLQAALRQYGDVTSSGDVPIAGAIGYFGYDLRHHLERLPAVAVDDLRLPDCVIHFYDRLFWFEPANGGLLITSSGLPLPPGVARERRALERLQEGRDLIARARLTGGSGPPELPHLETPLESSMSKAQYCKALETVLEYIAAGDIYQANISQRFVTQFSGESWALYRRLRSRFPAPFGAYLHCGPFHVLSNSPERFLLVEGNRISTCPIKGTRPRGMTVEDDARIIGHLRHDPKECAEHVMIVDLERNDLGRICQVGSVHVEQFETIETYHTLHHMVSTVAGTLEAGTDPIDCLRATFPGGSITGAPKIRAMEVIDEVEPTARGLYTGAIGFIGFSGGMELNIAIRTAIVTGRRIYFQTGGGIVADSSPAREYEETLLKAETFFRTLGVGAGFGR from the coding sequence ATGACATTGTCGCTTCCCACCTCCATGCGCGGGACCTCGCGCATCGATCCTCATTTTCTCATCGAGGAAGTCCCGAATCCGCCGGCTCTCACAGATCTGTTTGGTCTGGTCGCCGCCGAGCCCGGTTTCAGCCTATTGGACGCTGATCCCTGGGCTGTGAATCACTGGCGGTCTCCATGCTTCGGTTACGATCCTTTCCTTACCTTCTCGGCAAAAGGAGATGAGATCACCATCTCGCTCCAAGGCGAGTCGCGCCGAGTCAGAGGTGATCCGTTCCAACACCTTCAGGCGGCTCTCAGGCAGTATGGTGACGTGACCTCTTCCGGTGACGTGCCGATAGCCGGCGCCATCGGCTACTTCGGGTATGACCTCCGGCACCACCTCGAAAGACTACCGGCCGTAGCGGTAGACGACCTGAGGCTGCCTGACTGCGTGATCCATTTTTACGACCGTCTCTTCTGGTTTGAGCCCGCGAACGGCGGGCTGCTCATCACCTCCTCCGGTTTGCCGCTGCCGCCGGGCGTCGCGCGTGAGCGAAGAGCCCTGGAACGATTGCAGGAGGGTCGCGATCTGATCGCGCGCGCCAGGCTGACCGGCGGGAGTGGGCCGCCTGAGTTGCCGCATCTCGAGACCCCCCTCGAGAGCAGCATGTCGAAAGCACAGTACTGCAAGGCGCTGGAGACGGTATTGGAGTACATCGCTGCCGGCGATATCTATCAGGCCAACATCTCACAGCGCTTCGTCACGCAGTTTTCCGGAGAATCCTGGGCGCTGTATCGACGCCTTCGAAGCCGCTTCCCCGCGCCTTTCGGGGCGTACCTGCACTGTGGCCCCTTCCACGTACTGTCCAACTCTCCGGAACGGTTCCTGCTGGTGGAGGGGAATCGGATCTCGACCTGTCCCATTAAGGGAACTCGCCCTCGCGGGATGACCGTGGAGGACGATGCGCGGATCATCGGTCACCTTCGTCACGATCCGAAGGAATGCGCCGAACATGTCATGATCGTGGACCTGGAGCGCAACGATCTAGGCAGAATCTGTCAGGTCGGCTCCGTCCATGTCGAGCAGTTCGAGACGATCGAGACCTACCACACCCTCCACCACATGGTGTCGACCGTGGCGGGCACCCTGGAAGCAGGAACAGACCCGATCGACTGTCTGCGAGCGACCTTCCCTGGCGGGTCGATCACCGGGGCTCCGAAGATCCGCGCGATGGAAGTGATCGACGAGGTGGAGCCGACCGCTCGTGGCCTCTACACCGGGGCGATCGGATTCATCGGGTTTTCTGGAGGGATGGAACTGAACATTGCCATTCGGACAGCCATCGTAACCGGCAGACGGATCTATTTCCAGACCGGCGGCGGGATCGTGGCCGATTCCTCGCCGGCACGGGAGTACGAGGAGACGCTGCTTAAGGCCGAAACCTTCTTTCGGACACTTGGCGTCGGCGCCGGTTTTGGGAGGTAA
- the carB gene encoding carbamoyl phosphate synthase, large subunit (Evidence 2a : Function of homologous gene experimentally demonstrated in an other organism; Product type e : enzyme) yields MPKRTDIEKILIIGSGPIVIGQACEFDYSGTQACKALREEGYRVILVNSNPATIMTDPEIADRTYVEPLTVSVVEQIIARERPDALLPTLGGQTGLNLAVALAEEGILDRYGVEMIGAKLQAIKKAEDRDLFKQAMQKIGVEVPESGHAYSHEEARSIVERIGYPAIIRPSFTLGGAGGSIAYNRDEFDEQVQWGLSMSPVHQVLIEASVIGWKEFELEVMRDLKDNVVIICSIENFDPMGVHTGDSITVAPAQTLSDKEYQLMRDAAIAIIREIGVETGGSNIQFAVNPRNGQMLAIEMNPRVSRSSALASKATGFPIAKIAAKLAVGYTLDEISNDITKETTACFEPTIDYCVVKFPRFSFEKFAGADETLTTQMKSVGEAMAIGRTFKEALQKVIRSLETEAYGLESRIFRDLEQRGAGYGVRSSEVSETDQMRVRDRLRVANWERLFYLADALRMGMTVQEIHTLTAIDPWFIENIKEIVEFENRLIGLDGRRDGSPLLRLLTAPIIQQAKALGFSDRRLADLVGSQELTIRDARKRMGIEATFKMVDTCGAEFAAHTPYLYSTYEQECEANPTNRKKIMILGSGPNRIGQGIEFDYCCVHAALALKEIGCETIMVNCNPETVSTDYDTSDRLYFEPLCLEDVLNIAERERPDGVIVQFGGQTPLKLAIPLERAGVKILGTPPDAIDRAEDRERFKQVLQRLDLNQPPNGTAVSVSEALRIARQIGYPVLVRPSYVLGGRAMEIVYNESSLQEYMARAVQASLDHPVLVDKFLEDAIEMDVDALCDGREVVIGGIMEHIEAAGVHSGDSACSLPPRSVPQSLLDQIRAQTKAMALELGVIGLINIQFAIKDGIVYVLEVNPRASRTVPFVSKAVGVPLAKLAAKVMAGMSLKELDFTEEPRLRHVAVKEAVLPFVKFPGVDAVLGPEMKSTGEVMGIDREFGLAFAKSQVGASGALPLEGTAFLSVRGNDKPHIVLLARRLAEMGFQLVATAGTAAVLKDGGVVVEPVAKVIDGVRPHIVDKMKNGEIGLVINTPEGHHARLDSYSIRRTAVTMSIPYFTTMAAACAAVEAIQAMRHGKLRVQALQEYHQVQGEG; encoded by the coding sequence ATGCCGAAGCGAACCGACATCGAGAAAATCCTGATCATCGGGTCTGGCCCGATCGTCATCGGGCAGGCGTGCGAGTTCGACTACTCGGGGACTCAGGCCTGTAAGGCGTTGCGGGAGGAAGGCTACCGGGTGATTCTGGTCAATTCGAATCCGGCCACGATCATGACCGACCCGGAAATAGCCGACCGGACCTACGTAGAGCCGCTGACCGTGTCTGTTGTCGAGCAGATCATCGCTCGGGAGCGTCCCGATGCGCTGCTCCCCACCCTCGGGGGGCAGACCGGCCTCAACCTGGCCGTCGCGCTGGCCGAGGAGGGAATCCTGGACCGATACGGGGTCGAGATGATCGGGGCGAAGCTTCAGGCCATCAAGAAGGCCGAAGACCGCGACCTCTTCAAGCAGGCAATGCAGAAGATCGGCGTTGAGGTGCCTGAAAGCGGGCATGCCTATTCCCACGAAGAGGCCCGTTCCATTGTTGAGCGAATCGGTTACCCGGCGATTATCCGTCCTTCGTTTACGCTTGGTGGCGCCGGCGGCAGCATTGCCTACAATCGGGACGAATTCGACGAGCAGGTTCAGTGGGGGCTCAGCATGAGCCCCGTCCACCAGGTCCTCATTGAAGCCTCCGTCATCGGCTGGAAGGAGTTCGAGCTGGAGGTCATGCGCGACCTGAAGGACAATGTGGTCATTATCTGTTCTATCGAGAATTTCGACCCGATGGGGGTCCACACCGGCGACTCGATTACCGTGGCTCCGGCTCAGACTCTGTCGGATAAAGAGTACCAACTCATGCGGGATGCCGCCATCGCCATCATCCGCGAGATCGGCGTCGAGACCGGCGGCAGCAACATCCAGTTTGCCGTCAACCCCAGGAACGGACAGATGTTGGCGATTGAGATGAATCCGCGGGTCTCTCGATCCTCGGCATTGGCCAGCAAGGCCACCGGGTTCCCCATTGCAAAGATCGCCGCTAAGCTGGCGGTGGGCTACACGCTGGACGAGATCAGCAACGATATCACGAAGGAGACGACAGCCTGCTTTGAGCCGACCATTGATTACTGCGTGGTCAAGTTCCCACGATTCTCGTTCGAAAAGTTTGCCGGCGCCGATGAGACACTGACGACGCAGATGAAATCGGTCGGGGAGGCGATGGCGATCGGTCGGACCTTCAAAGAGGCGTTGCAGAAAGTGATCCGCTCGCTTGAGACCGAGGCGTATGGACTGGAGAGTCGAATCTTCAGAGATCTGGAACAACGGGGTGCGGGGTACGGGGTACGAAGTTCCGAGGTCAGCGAGACAGATCAGATGCGGGTCCGGGACCGCCTTCGTGTTGCGAATTGGGAACGGCTTTTTTACCTCGCCGATGCGCTTCGCATGGGAATGACGGTACAGGAGATCCATACGCTGACAGCCATTGATCCCTGGTTCATTGAGAATATCAAGGAGATCGTAGAGTTTGAGAATCGATTGATCGGTCTCGACGGACGCCGGGACGGTTCGCCGTTGCTTCGTCTTCTGACGGCGCCTATCATACAGCAGGCCAAGGCCTTGGGTTTTTCCGACCGCCGGCTCGCCGATCTTGTCGGCTCACAGGAGCTCACCATCCGGGATGCCAGGAAACGGATGGGAATTGAGGCTACCTTCAAGATGGTGGATACCTGCGGCGCCGAGTTCGCAGCCCATACGCCGTACCTGTATTCGACGTACGAGCAGGAGTGTGAGGCCAACCCGACCAATCGCAAAAAGATCATGATCCTGGGTTCCGGCCCGAATCGGATCGGCCAGGGAATCGAATTCGACTACTGCTGCGTTCACGCGGCTCTGGCCCTGAAGGAGATCGGCTGCGAGACGATCATGGTCAACTGTAATCCCGAGACAGTCTCGACCGATTACGACACCTCCGATCGCCTGTACTTCGAACCGCTCTGCCTGGAAGATGTCCTGAACATCGCAGAGCGGGAGCGGCCGGATGGAGTCATCGTCCAGTTCGGCGGACAGACGCCGCTGAAACTGGCCATCCCGCTTGAGCGGGCCGGCGTCAAGATCCTGGGAACTCCGCCCGATGCCATCGACCGGGCTGAGGACCGTGAACGGTTCAAGCAGGTGCTGCAGCGCCTTGACCTGAATCAGCCGCCGAATGGGACCGCCGTCTCAGTGAGTGAGGCGCTTCGGATTGCACGACAGATCGGCTACCCGGTCCTGGTGCGACCGTCATATGTCCTTGGTGGTCGGGCGATGGAGATCGTGTATAACGAGTCGAGTCTCCAGGAGTATATGGCTCGGGCCGTCCAGGCCTCGTTGGACCATCCCGTGCTGGTGGATAAATTCCTGGAAGACGCCATCGAGATGGATGTAGATGCCCTGTGCGACGGCCGGGAGGTCGTGATCGGGGGAATCATGGAGCATATCGAGGCGGCGGGAGTCCACTCCGGCGACTCGGCCTGCTCCTTGCCGCCCCGGTCGGTGCCACAGTCGCTGCTCGATCAGATTCGGGCGCAGACCAAGGCAATGGCACTGGAGCTTGGGGTGATCGGTCTGATCAACATCCAGTTCGCCATCAAAGATGGTATCGTCTACGTCCTGGAGGTGAATCCCCGCGCCTCGCGCACCGTCCCATTCGTCAGCAAGGCGGTCGGCGTCCCCCTGGCCAAGCTGGCGGCAAAGGTCATGGCCGGGATGAGCCTCAAGGAGCTGGACTTTACCGAAGAGCCGCGGCTTCGCCATGTAGCGGTCAAAGAGGCAGTCCTGCCTTTTGTCAAGTTTCCCGGGGTTGATGCGGTGCTAGGGCCGGAGATGAAATCGACCGGAGAGGTGATGGGGATCGATCGCGAGTTCGGGCTGGCCTTTGCCAAATCGCAGGTGGGTGCAAGCGGCGCCCTCCCCTTGGAGGGAACGGCCTTCCTAAGCGTACGAGGGAACGACAAACCGCATATCGTGCTCTTGGCGCGACGGCTTGCAGAGATGGGCTTTCAACTCGTAGCGACGGCCGGGACCGCAGCCGTGCTGAAAGACGGAGGGGTAGTCGTGGAGCCGGTGGCCAAGGTCATTGACGGCGTACGCCCACATATCGTGGACAAGATGAAGAATGGAGAGATCGGCCTGGTCATCAACACCCCGGAGGGCCACCATGCGCGTCTCGACTCCTACTCCATCCGGCGGACAGCCGTGACGATGAGCATCCCCTACTTTACCACGATGGCCGCAGCGTGCGCGGCGGTCGAAGCGATTCAGGCGATGCGACACGGGAAGCTAAGGGTCCAGGCGCTCCAGGAGTATCATCAGGTCCAGGGTGAAGGGTAG
- the carA gene encoding carbamoyl phosphate synthetase, glutamine amidotransferase small subunit (Evidence 2a : Function of homologous gene experimentally demonstrated in an other organism; Product type e : enzyme): MKQALLALADGTVFEGLAFGAEGETVGEVVFNTSMTGYQEVLTDPSYKGQMVVMTYPLIGNYGITPEDVESSGLAVEGFIVKEACAHPSNWRSTRTLDSYLKEQDIVGIQGIDTRALTRHLRDYGAMEGVISTQDLDPDSLIAKAKASPGLIGCDLVKEVACTSPYTWHEGPWRLSNSGKDSVECRVSSVEPADQLKLFPPPSTLHPRPYNVVAYDCGIKQNILRKLIEAGCDVTVVPPDTSASTVLSLAPDGVFLSNGPGDPEGVPYLIDNVRKLIDKIPIFGICLGHQILGLAFGGRTYKLKFGHHGGNQPVKDLTTGKVEITTQNHGFAVDIASIPDSEIELTHINLNDHTVEGMRHRRLPIFSVQYHPEASPGPHDASYLFQRFVELMAKAGTSR, encoded by the coding sequence GTGAAACAGGCATTGTTGGCGTTGGCCGACGGTACCGTCTTCGAGGGGTTGGCTTTTGGCGCAGAGGGGGAGACTGTCGGCGAGGTGGTCTTCAACACCAGCATGACCGGCTACCAGGAGGTCCTGACCGACCCCTCGTACAAGGGGCAGATGGTCGTCATGACCTATCCGCTGATCGGTAACTACGGGATCACGCCCGAAGATGTCGAGTCGAGCGGCCTCGCGGTAGAGGGGTTTATTGTGAAGGAAGCATGCGCTCACCCAAGTAATTGGAGGAGCACTCGGACCCTCGACAGTTACCTCAAGGAGCAGGATATCGTGGGAATTCAGGGGATCGATACCCGTGCTTTGACAAGGCATCTCCGAGACTACGGAGCGATGGAGGGGGTCATTTCCACGCAAGATCTCGATCCCGACAGCCTGATTGCCAAAGCAAAAGCTTCGCCTGGTCTGATCGGGTGTGACCTGGTAAAGGAGGTCGCCTGTACCTCGCCGTATACCTGGCATGAGGGACCGTGGCGGTTGAGCAACAGCGGCAAAGACAGTGTTGAGTGTCGAGTGTCGAGTGTCGAGCCGGCAGACCAGCTCAAGCTTTTCCCTCCTCCCTCCACCCTCCACCCTAGACCCTACAACGTAGTGGCCTACGATTGCGGGATCAAACAGAATATTCTGCGAAAGCTGATAGAAGCGGGGTGCGACGTCACGGTCGTCCCGCCGGATACCTCAGCGTCCACGGTCCTGAGTCTGGCTCCGGATGGGGTCTTTCTGAGTAATGGTCCCGGTGACCCGGAGGGCGTGCCGTATTTGATCGATAACGTTCGGAAGCTGATCGACAAAATTCCGATCTTCGGCATCTGCCTGGGCCATCAGATCCTGGGTCTCGCCTTCGGAGGGCGGACCTACAAACTGAAGTTCGGTCATCACGGCGGCAACCAACCCGTTAAGGACCTGACAACCGGGAAGGTGGAGATTACTACCCAGAACCACGGCTTTGCCGTAGATATCGCCTCGATCCCGGACTCAGAGATCGAACTGACCCACATCAACCTCAACGATCACACCGTTGAGGGGATGCGCCATCGTCGCCTGCCGATCTTCTCGGTACAATACCATCCGGAAGCCTCCCCTGGCCCCCATGACGCGAGCTATCTTTTTCAACGCTTCGTGGAGTTGATGGCAAAGGCGGGCACAAGCCGATGA
- a CDS encoding Branched chain amino acid: 2-keto-4-methylthiobutyrate aminotransferase / branched chain amino acid aminotransferase encodes MAVVYLNGRYVQAERAKVSAFDRGFSYGDGLFETIRAYTGWIFGLERHLGRLKKGADQIGIPFEGDVDTWRKVMGELLRRNRLQDADASLRLTVTRGPDVMGSLLPPDAPPSPTLLLVAKPLDAGIAERQQVGIGAVTIRWGSPFNPLRIKSLDYLYNMLAMAHAKHEGAVEALFVGTDGCVIEGTTSNLFSISQGMLATPPESSGLLPGITREVVIELAKREGLIVHETPVPFDVLFSADEAFLTGSLKEITPLIAIDGSTIGTGSPGPVTRRLQQCYRTAVQGEPAQGRRSVKDKA; translated from the coding sequence ATGGCCGTAGTCTATCTAAATGGACGCTATGTGCAGGCCGAGCGAGCGAAGGTATCGGCATTCGATCGCGGGTTCTCGTACGGCGATGGCCTCTTCGAAACCATCCGGGCGTATACCGGGTGGATCTTTGGCCTTGAGCGGCACCTGGGGCGCCTCAAGAAAGGCGCTGATCAGATCGGGATCCCGTTTGAAGGCGACGTGGACACGTGGCGAAAGGTGATGGGTGAGTTGCTCCGGCGTAATCGTCTTCAGGACGCCGATGCGTCTTTGCGGCTGACAGTGACGAGAGGTCCGGACGTGATGGGTTCCCTCCTGCCTCCCGACGCGCCCCCTTCACCTACGCTACTATTAGTCGCCAAGCCTTTGGATGCGGGAATCGCAGAGCGCCAGCAGGTCGGAATCGGCGCAGTCACGATTCGCTGGGGGAGTCCGTTCAACCCACTCCGGATCAAGTCGCTTGACTATCTCTATAACATGCTGGCGATGGCACACGCAAAACATGAAGGCGCCGTGGAGGCATTATTTGTGGGCACCGATGGCTGCGTCATCGAGGGGACCACGAGCAATCTGTTTTCGATCTCACAAGGGATGCTGGCAACTCCTCCAGAGAGTTCTGGACTCCTACCGGGGATTACCAGGGAAGTGGTCATCGAACTGGCAAAGCGGGAAGGCCTAATCGTCCACGAGACCCCGGTGCCTTTCGATGTGCTCTTCTCTGCGGACGAGGCGTTTCTCACCGGCTCCCTCAAGGAGATCACGCCCTTGATTGCGATTGACGGCTCCACAATCGGCACCGGCAGCCCCGGTCCAGTCACGCGCCGTCTTCAGCAGTGCTACCGGACAGCCGTTCAAGGGGAGCCGGCGCAAGGCAGGCGAAGCGTGAAGGACAAGGCGTGA
- a CDS encoding putative O-methyltransferase mdmC (Evidence 3 : Function proposed based on presence of conserved amino acid motif, structural feature or limited homology), with protein MKAQVGLIIHQEQEDYLERLLPERDLLLREMEHFADEHGIPIADPEVATFLEITVRALRAQRVLEVGTAIGYADIFMARAISPRDRVVTIDISIEIIEKAKAYVKRAGLEDRVEFHNGPALTVIPTLDGPFDLVYLDAVKEEYRNYLDLALPLMRIGGVVVCDNVLWRGQVASDRLFGEQYRRSTEALRGFNDYFVRHPQLLAQILPVGDGLAYGVKVK; from the coding sequence ATGAAGGCGCAGGTTGGACTGATCATTCATCAGGAACAAGAGGACTACCTGGAGCGGCTGCTGCCTGAGAGGGATCTGCTGTTGCGGGAGATGGAACACTTTGCCGATGAGCATGGTATCCCCATTGCCGATCCGGAGGTTGCGACGTTTCTGGAGATTACGGTCCGAGCGCTCCGGGCACAGCGGGTGCTGGAGGTCGGGACTGCCATCGGATACGCCGACATCTTCATGGCCAGGGCCATATCGCCTCGAGATAGGGTGGTGACCATCGATATCAGCATCGAGATAATCGAGAAGGCAAAAGCGTATGTGAAGCGGGCAGGCCTGGAAGATCGGGTCGAGTTTCACAATGGTCCGGCCCTGACGGTGATCCCTACCCTCGACGGACCGTTCGACCTGGTTTACCTTGATGCGGTGAAGGAAGAATACCGGAACTACCTGGATCTCGCCTTGCCGCTGATGCGGATTGGCGGGGTTGTCGTATGCGATAATGTCCTCTGGAGAGGGCAGGTGGCGAGTGACCGGCTGTTCGGGGAGCAGTATCGTCGCTCAACGGAGGCGCTGCGCGGCTTCAACGACTACTTCGTCCGTCATCCCCAGCTTCTCGCTCAGATCCTCCCCGTAGGCGATGGCCTTGCCTACGGCGTAAAGGTGAAGTAG